The sequence CTTTGGCCTTGAGACTTGCCACCTCCGCCTTGAGTTCGGCCCGAATATCGGCCGCCACTTGCTTGCCATCGATAATCGTCGCGGTCATTGACACTCCTTCACAGACGTTGCTTTGGCCCAATCAATTCGCCCCGGCTGAGCCGGAGATGCCGATTTTCGACGGTTGGCGACGGATGTCAAGGATGTTCCGAGCAAGTGCGACGCGAAGGGGTGTTTAGAAGAGGCCGCGGACCTTGCCGGTCTCGACGTCGACGTCGATGCGGCGGAAGGCGGGGTTGGAGCCGGTGCCGGGCATCAGGCGGATCGAGCCGGCCACGGGGACGACGAAACCCGCCCCCTTATAGACGAGGATGTCGTTGATCGGCAGCACCCAGTCGGTGGGTCGGCCCTTCAGTTCGGGATCGTGCGACAGGCTGAGTTGCGTCTTGGCCATGCAGGTGCCCAGCCGCGTCCCATAGGACTCCGCTTCCAGCCGCTTGGCCTTGGCCAGTGCCTCGTCGGTGTACGTCACGCCCTTGGCCCCGTAGACCTCTTTGGCGATCAGCTCGATCCGCTGCCGCAGGGGCATCGTCAGGTCGTAGAGAAACTGGAAATGGCTCGGCTCGTTGCAGGTCTCGATGACCGCCTCCGCCAGTTCGAGGGCTCCCTGGCCGCCCTTGAGCCAGTGCTCCGAGCAGACGGCCCGCGCTCCGGCGGCTTCGGCGATTCGGCGGACCAGGTCGATCTCGGCCTGCGCGTCGGTGTGGAAGCTGTTGATGCAGACGATGGGCCGCACGCCGCTCTTCCTGACGATGTCGATGTGGGCGAGGAGGTTCTCGCAGCCGGCCTCGACCAGGCCGAGGTTCTCGGTGACGTACTCGTCGGCCAGAGGCACGCCGGCTTTGACGGCGGGACCGCCGCCGTGCATTTTCAACGCACGGATCGTGGCGACGAGCACCACGGCGTCGGGCGAAAGTCCCGACATGCGGCACTTGAGGTTCCAGAACTTCTCGAAGCCGATATCGGCGCCGAAGCCGCTCTCGGTGATATGATACTCGCCAAGTCTGGTCCCGAGACGGTCGGCGATGATGGAGCTTTGGCCGATGGCGATATTGGCGAACGGTCCGGCGTGCACGAAGACGGGCTGGCC comes from Anaerobaca lacustris and encodes:
- a CDS encoding formate--tetrahydrofolate ligase; this encodes MELDPRRMQDWQIAEAAEEQMKPIGRLAAELGLRDDELVPYGAKLAKVHYAKALERLDGAPRAKYIDVTAITPTPLGEGKTTTTLGLIQGLGVLGKRVCGAIRQPSGGPTFNIKGSAAGGGLAQCIPLTPLSIRFTGDIDCVTNAHNLAMVAMTARMQHERNYDDARLAQSHLRRLDIDPDRVQIGWAMDFCAQSLRSIRIGRGGKMDGFEMDSGFQMSVASEVMAILSVATDLRDLRERIAHMVVAYDRQGNEVTTGDLDVDGAMTAWLVDAINPNLVQTLEGQPVFVHAGPFANIAIGQSSIIADRLGTRLGEYHITESGFGADIGFEKFWNLKCRMSGLSPDAVVLVATIRALKMHGGGPAVKAGVPLADEYVTENLGLVEAGCENLLAHIDIVRKSGVRPIVCINSFHTDAQAEIDLVRRIAEAAGARAVCSEHWLKGGQGALELAEAVIETCNEPSHFQFLYDLTMPLRQRIELIAKEVYGAKGVTYTDEALAKAKRLEAESYGTRLGTCMAKTQLSLSHDPELKGRPTDWVLPINDILVYKGAGFVVPVAGSIRLMPGTGSNPAFRRIDVDVETGKVRGLF